One Mugil cephalus isolate CIBA_MC_2020 chromosome 10, CIBA_Mcephalus_1.1, whole genome shotgun sequence genomic window carries:
- the LOC125014706 gene encoding unconventional myosin-Va-like isoform X2: MAASELYSKDARVWLPDAAEVWKSAELIKDYTPGDLSLSLQLEDGTKVEHKIDPRTNNLPPLRNPNILVGENDLTALSYLHEPAVLHNLKVRFIDSKLIYTYCGIVLVAINPYESLPIYEADIINAYSGQNMGDMDPHIFAVAEEAYKQMARDERNQSIIVSGESGAGKTVSAKYAMRYFATVSCSSSDTNIEEQVLASSPIMEALGNAKTTRNDNSSRFGKYIEIGFDKKHSIIGANMRTYLLEKSRVVFQAHGERNYHIFYQLCASSHLPEFKAFKLGCAEDFHCTNQGQSPTIDGVDDAKEMCNTRRAFSMLGIGESDQIEIYQILSAILHLSNVEVKDQSVDRCSISPDNVHLMVFCELMGVPCDEMAHWLCHRKLKTTTETYVKSVSKANAVYGRDALAKHIYARLFSWVVGRINSALKSALKQHSFIGVLDIYGFETFDVNSFEQFCINYANEKLQQQFNLHVFKLEQEEYMKEEIPWSLIDFYDNQPCINLIEAKLGVLDLLDEECKMPKGSDDTWAQKLYNTLLKQNTHFDKPRLSNRAFIIHHFADKVEYQCLGFVEKNKDTVNEEQINVLKKSKFELLLRLFEEDEKAKRSGNKPASVTGRAGPAPRDNKKTVGLQFRQSLHLLMDTLNATTPHYVRCIKPNDHKSPFTLDPVRAVQQLRACGVLETIRISAAGFPSRWTYQEFFHRYRVLMKQKDALPDQKQTCKNLLEKLIKDREKYQFGRNKIFFRAGQVAYLEKLRSDKLRIACVRIQKTIRCWLARKKYLRMRESAITIQRHVRGHQARCYVKFLRRTRAAVVIQRNVRMWSGKRRYQQQRSAAITVQCFWRSYMARKQYYKLMYEHKAMVIQKWVKCWLAKQRYRRIRAAIILLQSCVRRMSAKKELKKLKVEARSVEHFKKLNIGMENKIMQLQHKINEQQKENRELSEMLSVVEKAQTVERDRQSREIENLRRSEQEARAKAETLPSLLEQLSFLQERLEITCREKEDLEEQTKAYKEETQQVLDELNMKNSLMENNIDELSKQILEQAQELTDIKSNAENTKQLEKDLTEERSRYQSLLSEHLHLEELHRDLKEEMNDSIISRQSSHKRTDSNYSSNSSEFSLSLGSTEGDDVSVQAEDETPAAVDLPILLKLQMRVKELEQDKQSLWQQLDKKEEAQQETAKEVEEQKTVGRAQLDLESIKRQELESENKKLKQDLNELRKSLTAESGDLIPPAPGSLPYNILLEQLSSSNDELEMRKEEVLLLRSHMVRQEALKHRDSAFGESVKLDLSEMPSFQGVNRSTDIHTLNEDGELWLAYEGLKETNRLLECQMQEQERVHDEKYRTLEEEVNKLKEEKKQEQKLLAQSLLLPEDARIEASLKHEITRLTKENLELLEHQEKQDETIRKLKKQLKLYMKKVEDFEASLPRKNSSSVTNVPVRTVNITRKEKEYQGMLEYKEGDESRLLKNLVIDLKPRGVAVSFIPGLPAYIIFMCLRYADNVNDDQRVSTLLNSTISSIKSVIKRRGDDYEVVSFWLANTCRLMHCLKQYSGDEGFTIHNTAKQNEHCLTNFELSEYQQVFGDLAIQIYRQLIKGMERILQPVIVASMLEHETIQGVLGSKPTGLRKRSTSFPEQDVTVEDLLQRLSVMYTTMKQHGIDSDLIKQVVKQQFYIICALTLNHLLLRKDMCSWSKGLQIRYNVWQLEEWLSERELTDCGAKETLEPLVQAAQLLQIKKKTEADAQAICNMCNALTTAQIVKILTLYTPVVEFEERVSSDFIATIKSLLKDRKESSSLMMDAKQIFSVTFLFTPSCVPLDTIQIPASLNLGFLNRI; the protein is encoded by the exons ATGGCAGCGTCTGAACTTTACTCCAAG GATGCCCGTGTGTGGCTCCCAGATGCAGCAGAAGTGTGGAAGTCAGCAGAGCTTATCAAAGACTACACTCCAGGGgacctgtccctgtctctacaGCTGGAGGATGGCACG AAAGTGGAGCACAAAATAGATCCCCGAACCAACAACCTGCCGCCGCTTAGGAACCCCAACATCCTGGTGGGGGAAAATGACCTCACGGCGCTCAGCTACCTCCATGAGCCGGCAGTGCTACACAACCTTAAAGTGCGCTTTATTGACTCCAAGTTGATTTACACATACTGTG GGATTGTCCTGGTTGCCATCAATCCTTACGAGAGCCTTCCTATCTATGAAGCTGACATCATCAATGCCTACAGTGGACAAAACATGGGGGACATGGACCCCCACATCTTTGCGGTAGCTGAGGAAGCATACAAACAGATGGCCAG AGATGAAAGAAATCAGTCCATCATAGTCAGTGGTGAGTCTGGAGCTGGCAAAACCGTCTCTGCTAAGTACGCTATGCGTTACTTTGCCACAGTCAGCTGCTCTTCTAGTGACACCAACATCGAGGAGCAAGTTCTTGCATCTAGTCCCATCATGGAG GCTCTCGGTAATGCCAAGACAACAAGGAATGACAACAGCAGTCGTTTTGGGAAGTACATTGAGATTGGGTTTGACAAGAAGCATTCTATTATCGGTGCTAACATGAGGACCTACCTCCTGGAGAAGTCAAGAGTTGTGTTTCAG GCCCACGGAGAAAGAAACTACCATATATTCTACCAGCTGTGTGCTTCTTCACATTTACCAGAGTTCAAAGCCTTCAAGTTAG GTTGTGCAGAGGATTTCCACTGCACTAACCAGGGTCAGAGCCCAACCATAGATGGAGTGGATGATGCCAAAGAGATGTGCAATACCAGGAGAGCTTTCTCAATGTTGG GGATTGGTGAAAGTGATCAAATAGAGATCTACCAAATTTTGTCAGCTATTCTCCATCTAAGCAATGTGGAGGTTAAAGACCAGTCAGTCGACCGATGCAGCATCTCG CCGGATAATGTCCACCTGATGGTCTTCTGTGAGCTGATGGGAGTGCCTTGTGATGAAATGGCTCATTGGTTATGTCACAGGAAACTCAAGACGACCACAGAGACATATGTTAAGTCTGTTTCTAAAGCGAATGCGGTGTATGGCCGGGATGCACTAGCCAAACACATCTACGCCAGACTCTTCAGCTGGGTTGTTGGCCGTATAAACAGTGCCTTAAAATCTGCACTGAAACAGCATTCGTTCATTGGAGTACTTGATATTTACGG GTTTGAAACATTTGACGTGAACAGCTTTGAACAGTTCTGCATCAATTATGCCAATGAGAAGCTTCAGCAACAGTTCAACCTG CACGTCTTCAAACTGGAGCAAGAAGAGTACATGAAAGAGGAGATCCCTTGGTCATTGATCGACTTCTACGACAATCAGCCGTGCATTAATCTCATCGAGGCAAAGCTTGGCGTCCTGGACCTCCTGGATGAGGAATGCAAA ATGCCGAAAGGCTCTGACGACACGTGGGCACAGAAGCTGTACAACACCCTCCTGAAGCAGAATACCCACTTTGATAAACCCAGGTTATCAAACAGAGCTTTCATCATCCACCACTTTGCTGACAAG GTGGAATACCAGTGTCTGGGGTTCGTGGAGAAAAATAAGGACACAGTCAACGAGGAACAGATAAATGTGCTAAAAAAGAGCAAG ttcgagttgctgctgaggctgtttgaagaagatgagaaggCAAAACGTTCAGGCAACAAACCTGCCAGCGTCACTGGAAGGGCCGGGCCAGCTCCGAGAGATAATAAGAAGACAGTGGGACTGCAG TTCCGTCAGTCTCTGCATTTGCTGATGGACACACTAAATGCTACAACTCCTCACTACGTCCGCTGCATCAAACCAAATGACCATAAATCGCCATTCAC cTTGGACCCAGTCAGGGCCGTGCAGCAGCTTCGAGCATGTGGCGTCCTCGAAACGATACGGATCTCTGCAGCAGGCTTCCCTTCCAG ATGGACATATCAAGAGTTCTTCCATCGTTACCGAGTGCTCATGAAGCAAAAGGACGCTCTTCCTGATCAAAAACAGACCTGCAAAAACCTCCTGGAAAAACTTATAAAG GACCGGGAGAAATATCAGTTTGGAAGAAACAAGATCTTCTTCCGGGCTGGTCAGGTGGCTTACTTGGAGAAGTTACGTTCTGACAAACTGCGTATAGCTTGTGTTCGCATCCAGAAGACCATCCGCTGCTGGCTGGCCCGCAAAAAGTACCTGAGGATGAGAGAGTCTGCCATCACTATTCAGAGACATGTACGGGGCCACCAGGCCCGCTG TTATGTGAAGTTTCTGCGGCGAACCAGAGCAGCTGTTGTCATTCAGCGCAATGTGCGAATGTGGTCGGGAAAGAGACGCTACCAGCAGCAGCGCTCTGCAGCTATCACTGTTCAGTGCTTCTGGAGGTCCTACATGGCTAGAAAGCAGTACTACAAG TTGATGTATGAGCATAAGGCCATGGTCATTCAGAAGTGGGTGAAGTGCTGGCTGGCCAAGCAGCGCTACAGACGCATTCGAGCGGCCATCatcctgctgcagagctgtgtgCGTCGCATGAGCGCCAAGAAGGAACTAAAGAAGTTGAAGGTGGAAGCTCGCTCCGTGGAACACTTCAAGAAGCTCAACATTGGCATGGAGAACAAGATTATGCAACTGCAACACAAGATAAACGAGCAG caaaaagaaaacagagagctCAGTGAGATGCTGAGTGTTGTGGAGAAGGCCCAGActgtggagagagacagacagagcagagagatAGAAAATCTTCGTAGGTCAGAACAGGAGGCCCGAGCCAAGGCGGAGACGCTTCCCTCGCTGCTGGAGCAGCTCTCCTTCCTTCAAGAACGGCTGGAAATCacctgcagagaaaaagaagaccTGGAAGAGCAGACAAAGGCCTATAAGGAGGAGACACAACAG GTTTTAGATGAGCTTAATATGAAGAACAGCTTGATGGAGAACAACATCGATGAGCTGAGCAAGCAAATCCTTGAACAAGCCCAGGAGCTGACAG ACATTAAATCCAACGCTGAGAACACcaaacagctggagaaggatTTAACGGAAGAACGTTCTCGCTACCAAAGTCTGCTGAGTGAACACCTGCATCTGGAGGAGCTGCACAGAGacctgaaggaggagatgaatgaCAGCATT ATTTCAAGGCAATCTAGTCACAAGAGGACAGATTCCAACTACAGCAGTAACTCATCTGAGTTTAGTCTGAGCTTGGGCTCAACTGAGGGTGATGACGTCTCCGTACAAGCAGAG gatgAGACCCCGGCTGCAGTGGACCTGCCAATTCTTCTGAAGCTCCAGATGAGAGTGAAGGAACTGGAGCAGGACAAACAGTCACTATGGCAACAGCTGGATAAAAAGGAGGAAGCCCAGCAAGAAACGGCGAAA gaggtggaggagcaaaAAACCGTTGGCAGAGCACAACTGGATTTGGAATCAATAAAG CGACAAGAACTGGAATCTGAGAACAAGAAACTGAAGCAGGATCTAAATGAGCTGAGGAAATCTCTGACCGCTGAGAGCGGTGATTTGATACCCCCCGCCCCCGGCTCTCTGCCCTACAACATACTGCTGGAACAACTCAGCTCCTCCAATGACGAGCTGGAGATGCGAAAAGAGGAAGTGCTGCTCCTCCGGTCGCATATGGTCCGCCAAGAGGCTCTGAAGCATAGG GACTCTGCATTTGGCGAAAGTGTGAAGTTAGATCTCAGTGAAATGCCTTCGTTTCAAGGTGTTAACAG atccACTGACATCCACACTCTGAATGAAGACGGAGAGCTGTGGCTGGCCTACGAAGGCTTGAAAGAGACCAACAG GCTGCTTGAGTGCCAGATGCAGGAGCAGGAACGCGTTCACGATGAGAAGTACAGgacgctggaggaggaggtgaacaaactgaaggaggaaaagaagcagGAGCAGAAGCTGTTGGCTCAGAGCCTCCTCTTGCCTGAAGACGCCCGAATAGAGGCGAGCCTGAAGCATGAGATCACGCGACTCACCAAAGAGAACCTG GAACTCTTGGAGCATCAGGAAAAACAAGACGAAACCATACGAAAGcttaaaaaacaactgaagCTTTACATGAAAAAAGTAGAAGATTTTGAAG CGAGTCTTCCGCGAAAGAATAGCTCTTCTGTGACGAACGTCCCCGTCAGGACCGTGAACATCACCCGGAAGGAGAAAGAGTACCAGGGCATGTTGGAGTACAAGGAGGGTGACGAGAGCCGCCTGCTTAAGAATCTGGTCATAG ATCTAAAGCCGCGTGGTGTAGCAGTCAGCTTCATTCCAGGACTTCCGGCCTACATCATCTTCATGTGCTTACGATATGCAGACAACGTGAATGACGACCAGAGAGTCAGCACTCTTCTCAATTCCACCATCAGCAGCATCAAAAGTGTCATTAAG aggagaggagacgacTATGAAGTGGTGTCTTTCTGGCTGGCCAACACGTGCCGGTTAATGCACTGTCTGAAGCAGTACAGTGGAGATGAG GGATTCACGATCCACAACACCGCCAAGCAGAACGAGCACTGCTTGACCAATTTTGAACTGTCAGAGTACCAGCAGGTCTTTGGCGACCTGGCTATTCAAATTTACCGTCAGCTCATCAAAGGCATGGAGCGCATCCTGCAGCCCGTCATAG TGGCGAGCATGTTGGAGCACGAGACAATCCAGGGTGTTTTAGGCTCCAAACCAACAGGTCTGAGGAAGAGAAGCACCAGTTTCCCAGAGCAGGATGTGACAGTGGAAGACCTCCTGCAGCGTCTCAGCGTCATGTACACCACCATGAAGCAGCACGGAATAGACTCAGACCTCATCAAGCAGGTGGTCAAGCAGCAGTTTTACATCATCTGTGCGCTCACACTCAACCATCTGCTGCTGCGCAAGGACATGTGCTCCTGGAGCAAAGGCCTGCAGATCAG GTACAATGTTTGGCAGCTGGAGGAGTGGCTGTCAGAGAGGGAGCTGACAGACTGCGGAGCGAAGGAGACACTGGAGCCTCTCGTACAGGCCGCACAGCTTCTGCAGAtcaagaagaagacagaagcagatgCCCAGGCTATCTGCAACATGTGCAATGCCCTCACCACAGCACAG aTTGTCAAAATACTGACTCTGTACACCCCAGTGGTTGAGTTTGAAGAGCGGGTCTCTAGCGATTTCATCGCAACTATTAAA agccttttaaaagacagaaaggaatCATCCAGCTTAATGATGGACGCCAAGCAGATCTTCTCCGTCACCTTCCTGTTCACGCCCTCCTGCGTTCCTCTGGACACCATTCAGATCCCTGCTAGTCTTAACCTGGGCTTCCTAAACCGCATCTAG
- the LOC125014706 gene encoding unconventional myosin-Va-like isoform X1 has product MAASELYSKDARVWLPDAAEVWKSAELIKDYTPGDLSLSLQLEDGTKVEHKIDPRTNNLPPLRNPNILVGENDLTALSYLHEPAVLHNLKVRFIDSKLIYTYCGIVLVAINPYESLPIYEADIINAYSGQNMGDMDPHIFAVAEEAYKQMARDERNQSIIVSGESGAGKTVSAKYAMRYFATVSCSSSDTNIEEQVLASSPIMEALGNAKTTRNDNSSRFGKYIEIGFDKKHSIIGANMRTYLLEKSRVVFQAHGERNYHIFYQLCASSHLPEFKAFKLGCAEDFHCTNQGQSPTIDGVDDAKEMCNTRRAFSMLGIGESDQIEIYQILSAILHLSNVEVKDQSVDRCSISPDNVHLMVFCELMGVPCDEMAHWLCHRKLKTTTETYVKSVSKANAVYGRDALAKHIYARLFSWVVGRINSALKSALKQHSFIGVLDIYGFETFDVNSFEQFCINYANEKLQQQFNLHVFKLEQEEYMKEEIPWSLIDFYDNQPCINLIEAKLGVLDLLDEECKMPKGSDDTWAQKLYNTLLKQNTHFDKPRLSNRAFIIHHFADKVEYQCLGFVEKNKDTVNEEQINVLKKSKFELLLRLFEEDEKAKRSGNKPASVTGRAGPAPRDNKKTVGLQFRQSLHLLMDTLNATTPHYVRCIKPNDHKSPFTLDPVRAVQQLRACGVLETIRISAAGFPSRWTYQEFFHRYRVLMKQKDALPDQKQTCKNLLEKLIKDREKYQFGRNKIFFRAGQVAYLEKLRSDKLRIACVRIQKTIRCWLARKKYLRMRESAITIQRHVRGHQARCYVKFLRRTRAAVVIQRNVRMWSGKRRYQQQRSAAITVQCFWRSYMARKQYYKLMYEHKAMVIQKWVKCWLAKQRYRRIRAAIILLQSCVRRMSAKKELKKLKVEARSVEHFKKLNIGMENKIMQLQHKINEQQKENRELSEMLSVVEKAQTVERDRQSREIENLRRSEQEARAKAETLPSLLEQLSFLQERLEITCREKEDLEEQTKAYKEETQQVLDELNMKNSLMENNIDELSKQILEQAQELTDIKSNAENTKQLEKDLTEERSRYQSLLSEHLHLEELHRDLKEEMNDSIVRNSTISRQSSHKRTDSNYSSNSSEFSLSLGSTEGDDVSVQAEDETPAAVDLPILLKLQMRVKELEQDKQSLWQQLDKKEEAQQETAKEVEEQKTVGRAQLDLESIKRQELESENKKLKQDLNELRKSLTAESGDLIPPAPGSLPYNILLEQLSSSNDELEMRKEEVLLLRSHMVRQEALKHRDSAFGESVKLDLSEMPSFQGVNRSTDIHTLNEDGELWLAYEGLKETNRLLECQMQEQERVHDEKYRTLEEEVNKLKEEKKQEQKLLAQSLLLPEDARIEASLKHEITRLTKENLELLEHQEKQDETIRKLKKQLKLYMKKVEDFEASLPRKNSSSVTNVPVRTVNITRKEKEYQGMLEYKEGDESRLLKNLVIDLKPRGVAVSFIPGLPAYIIFMCLRYADNVNDDQRVSTLLNSTISSIKSVIKRRGDDYEVVSFWLANTCRLMHCLKQYSGDEGFTIHNTAKQNEHCLTNFELSEYQQVFGDLAIQIYRQLIKGMERILQPVIVASMLEHETIQGVLGSKPTGLRKRSTSFPEQDVTVEDLLQRLSVMYTTMKQHGIDSDLIKQVVKQQFYIICALTLNHLLLRKDMCSWSKGLQIRYNVWQLEEWLSERELTDCGAKETLEPLVQAAQLLQIKKKTEADAQAICNMCNALTTAQIVKILTLYTPVVEFEERVSSDFIATIKSLLKDRKESSSLMMDAKQIFSVTFLFTPSCVPLDTIQIPASLNLGFLNRI; this is encoded by the exons ATGGCAGCGTCTGAACTTTACTCCAAG GATGCCCGTGTGTGGCTCCCAGATGCAGCAGAAGTGTGGAAGTCAGCAGAGCTTATCAAAGACTACACTCCAGGGgacctgtccctgtctctacaGCTGGAGGATGGCACG AAAGTGGAGCACAAAATAGATCCCCGAACCAACAACCTGCCGCCGCTTAGGAACCCCAACATCCTGGTGGGGGAAAATGACCTCACGGCGCTCAGCTACCTCCATGAGCCGGCAGTGCTACACAACCTTAAAGTGCGCTTTATTGACTCCAAGTTGATTTACACATACTGTG GGATTGTCCTGGTTGCCATCAATCCTTACGAGAGCCTTCCTATCTATGAAGCTGACATCATCAATGCCTACAGTGGACAAAACATGGGGGACATGGACCCCCACATCTTTGCGGTAGCTGAGGAAGCATACAAACAGATGGCCAG AGATGAAAGAAATCAGTCCATCATAGTCAGTGGTGAGTCTGGAGCTGGCAAAACCGTCTCTGCTAAGTACGCTATGCGTTACTTTGCCACAGTCAGCTGCTCTTCTAGTGACACCAACATCGAGGAGCAAGTTCTTGCATCTAGTCCCATCATGGAG GCTCTCGGTAATGCCAAGACAACAAGGAATGACAACAGCAGTCGTTTTGGGAAGTACATTGAGATTGGGTTTGACAAGAAGCATTCTATTATCGGTGCTAACATGAGGACCTACCTCCTGGAGAAGTCAAGAGTTGTGTTTCAG GCCCACGGAGAAAGAAACTACCATATATTCTACCAGCTGTGTGCTTCTTCACATTTACCAGAGTTCAAAGCCTTCAAGTTAG GTTGTGCAGAGGATTTCCACTGCACTAACCAGGGTCAGAGCCCAACCATAGATGGAGTGGATGATGCCAAAGAGATGTGCAATACCAGGAGAGCTTTCTCAATGTTGG GGATTGGTGAAAGTGATCAAATAGAGATCTACCAAATTTTGTCAGCTATTCTCCATCTAAGCAATGTGGAGGTTAAAGACCAGTCAGTCGACCGATGCAGCATCTCG CCGGATAATGTCCACCTGATGGTCTTCTGTGAGCTGATGGGAGTGCCTTGTGATGAAATGGCTCATTGGTTATGTCACAGGAAACTCAAGACGACCACAGAGACATATGTTAAGTCTGTTTCTAAAGCGAATGCGGTGTATGGCCGGGATGCACTAGCCAAACACATCTACGCCAGACTCTTCAGCTGGGTTGTTGGCCGTATAAACAGTGCCTTAAAATCTGCACTGAAACAGCATTCGTTCATTGGAGTACTTGATATTTACGG GTTTGAAACATTTGACGTGAACAGCTTTGAACAGTTCTGCATCAATTATGCCAATGAGAAGCTTCAGCAACAGTTCAACCTG CACGTCTTCAAACTGGAGCAAGAAGAGTACATGAAAGAGGAGATCCCTTGGTCATTGATCGACTTCTACGACAATCAGCCGTGCATTAATCTCATCGAGGCAAAGCTTGGCGTCCTGGACCTCCTGGATGAGGAATGCAAA ATGCCGAAAGGCTCTGACGACACGTGGGCACAGAAGCTGTACAACACCCTCCTGAAGCAGAATACCCACTTTGATAAACCCAGGTTATCAAACAGAGCTTTCATCATCCACCACTTTGCTGACAAG GTGGAATACCAGTGTCTGGGGTTCGTGGAGAAAAATAAGGACACAGTCAACGAGGAACAGATAAATGTGCTAAAAAAGAGCAAG ttcgagttgctgctgaggctgtttgaagaagatgagaaggCAAAACGTTCAGGCAACAAACCTGCCAGCGTCACTGGAAGGGCCGGGCCAGCTCCGAGAGATAATAAGAAGACAGTGGGACTGCAG TTCCGTCAGTCTCTGCATTTGCTGATGGACACACTAAATGCTACAACTCCTCACTACGTCCGCTGCATCAAACCAAATGACCATAAATCGCCATTCAC cTTGGACCCAGTCAGGGCCGTGCAGCAGCTTCGAGCATGTGGCGTCCTCGAAACGATACGGATCTCTGCAGCAGGCTTCCCTTCCAG ATGGACATATCAAGAGTTCTTCCATCGTTACCGAGTGCTCATGAAGCAAAAGGACGCTCTTCCTGATCAAAAACAGACCTGCAAAAACCTCCTGGAAAAACTTATAAAG GACCGGGAGAAATATCAGTTTGGAAGAAACAAGATCTTCTTCCGGGCTGGTCAGGTGGCTTACTTGGAGAAGTTACGTTCTGACAAACTGCGTATAGCTTGTGTTCGCATCCAGAAGACCATCCGCTGCTGGCTGGCCCGCAAAAAGTACCTGAGGATGAGAGAGTCTGCCATCACTATTCAGAGACATGTACGGGGCCACCAGGCCCGCTG TTATGTGAAGTTTCTGCGGCGAACCAGAGCAGCTGTTGTCATTCAGCGCAATGTGCGAATGTGGTCGGGAAAGAGACGCTACCAGCAGCAGCGCTCTGCAGCTATCACTGTTCAGTGCTTCTGGAGGTCCTACATGGCTAGAAAGCAGTACTACAAG TTGATGTATGAGCATAAGGCCATGGTCATTCAGAAGTGGGTGAAGTGCTGGCTGGCCAAGCAGCGCTACAGACGCATTCGAGCGGCCATCatcctgctgcagagctgtgtgCGTCGCATGAGCGCCAAGAAGGAACTAAAGAAGTTGAAGGTGGAAGCTCGCTCCGTGGAACACTTCAAGAAGCTCAACATTGGCATGGAGAACAAGATTATGCAACTGCAACACAAGATAAACGAGCAG caaaaagaaaacagagagctCAGTGAGATGCTGAGTGTTGTGGAGAAGGCCCAGActgtggagagagacagacagagcagagagatAGAAAATCTTCGTAGGTCAGAACAGGAGGCCCGAGCCAAGGCGGAGACGCTTCCCTCGCTGCTGGAGCAGCTCTCCTTCCTTCAAGAACGGCTGGAAATCacctgcagagaaaaagaagaccTGGAAGAGCAGACAAAGGCCTATAAGGAGGAGACACAACAG GTTTTAGATGAGCTTAATATGAAGAACAGCTTGATGGAGAACAACATCGATGAGCTGAGCAAGCAAATCCTTGAACAAGCCCAGGAGCTGACAG ACATTAAATCCAACGCTGAGAACACcaaacagctggagaaggatTTAACGGAAGAACGTTCTCGCTACCAAAGTCTGCTGAGTGAACACCTGCATCTGGAGGAGCTGCACAGAGacctgaaggaggagatgaatgaCAGCATTGTGAGGAACTCCACT ATTTCAAGGCAATCTAGTCACAAGAGGACAGATTCCAACTACAGCAGTAACTCATCTGAGTTTAGTCTGAGCTTGGGCTCAACTGAGGGTGATGACGTCTCCGTACAAGCAGAG gatgAGACCCCGGCTGCAGTGGACCTGCCAATTCTTCTGAAGCTCCAGATGAGAGTGAAGGAACTGGAGCAGGACAAACAGTCACTATGGCAACAGCTGGATAAAAAGGAGGAAGCCCAGCAAGAAACGGCGAAA gaggtggaggagcaaaAAACCGTTGGCAGAGCACAACTGGATTTGGAATCAATAAAG CGACAAGAACTGGAATCTGAGAACAAGAAACTGAAGCAGGATCTAAATGAGCTGAGGAAATCTCTGACCGCTGAGAGCGGTGATTTGATACCCCCCGCCCCCGGCTCTCTGCCCTACAACATACTGCTGGAACAACTCAGCTCCTCCAATGACGAGCTGGAGATGCGAAAAGAGGAAGTGCTGCTCCTCCGGTCGCATATGGTCCGCCAAGAGGCTCTGAAGCATAGG GACTCTGCATTTGGCGAAAGTGTGAAGTTAGATCTCAGTGAAATGCCTTCGTTTCAAGGTGTTAACAG atccACTGACATCCACACTCTGAATGAAGACGGAGAGCTGTGGCTGGCCTACGAAGGCTTGAAAGAGACCAACAG GCTGCTTGAGTGCCAGATGCAGGAGCAGGAACGCGTTCACGATGAGAAGTACAGgacgctggaggaggaggtgaacaaactgaaggaggaaaagaagcagGAGCAGAAGCTGTTGGCTCAGAGCCTCCTCTTGCCTGAAGACGCCCGAATAGAGGCGAGCCTGAAGCATGAGATCACGCGACTCACCAAAGAGAACCTG GAACTCTTGGAGCATCAGGAAAAACAAGACGAAACCATACGAAAGcttaaaaaacaactgaagCTTTACATGAAAAAAGTAGAAGATTTTGAAG CGAGTCTTCCGCGAAAGAATAGCTCTTCTGTGACGAACGTCCCCGTCAGGACCGTGAACATCACCCGGAAGGAGAAAGAGTACCAGGGCATGTTGGAGTACAAGGAGGGTGACGAGAGCCGCCTGCTTAAGAATCTGGTCATAG ATCTAAAGCCGCGTGGTGTAGCAGTCAGCTTCATTCCAGGACTTCCGGCCTACATCATCTTCATGTGCTTACGATATGCAGACAACGTGAATGACGACCAGAGAGTCAGCACTCTTCTCAATTCCACCATCAGCAGCATCAAAAGTGTCATTAAG aggagaggagacgacTATGAAGTGGTGTCTTTCTGGCTGGCCAACACGTGCCGGTTAATGCACTGTCTGAAGCAGTACAGTGGAGATGAG GGATTCACGATCCACAACACCGCCAAGCAGAACGAGCACTGCTTGACCAATTTTGAACTGTCAGAGTACCAGCAGGTCTTTGGCGACCTGGCTATTCAAATTTACCGTCAGCTCATCAAAGGCATGGAGCGCATCCTGCAGCCCGTCATAG TGGCGAGCATGTTGGAGCACGAGACAATCCAGGGTGTTTTAGGCTCCAAACCAACAGGTCTGAGGAAGAGAAGCACCAGTTTCCCAGAGCAGGATGTGACAGTGGAAGACCTCCTGCAGCGTCTCAGCGTCATGTACACCACCATGAAGCAGCACGGAATAGACTCAGACCTCATCAAGCAGGTGGTCAAGCAGCAGTTTTACATCATCTGTGCGCTCACACTCAACCATCTGCTGCTGCGCAAGGACATGTGCTCCTGGAGCAAAGGCCTGCAGATCAG GTACAATGTTTGGCAGCTGGAGGAGTGGCTGTCAGAGAGGGAGCTGACAGACTGCGGAGCGAAGGAGACACTGGAGCCTCTCGTACAGGCCGCACAGCTTCTGCAGAtcaagaagaagacagaagcagatgCCCAGGCTATCTGCAACATGTGCAATGCCCTCACCACAGCACAG aTTGTCAAAATACTGACTCTGTACACCCCAGTGGTTGAGTTTGAAGAGCGGGTCTCTAGCGATTTCATCGCAACTATTAAA agccttttaaaagacagaaaggaatCATCCAGCTTAATGATGGACGCCAAGCAGATCTTCTCCGTCACCTTCCTGTTCACGCCCTCCTGCGTTCCTCTGGACACCATTCAGATCCCTGCTAGTCTTAACCTGGGCTTCCTAAACCGCATCTAG